The following proteins are encoded in a genomic region of Stutzerimonas balearica DSM 6083:
- a CDS encoding YgdI/YgdR family lipoprotein: MFRTFSFAMLALGMALLGGCASPSQITLTDGRQMQSLDTPEYDEDTGFYEFEQADGRRIRVNRDQVQSIQTLD, from the coding sequence ATGTTCCGGACATTCTCCTTCGCCATGCTCGCCCTGGGCATGGCCCTGCTCGGCGGCTGTGCCTCGCCGAGCCAGATCACCCTTACCGATGGCCGGCAGATGCAGAGCCTGGATACGCCCGAATACGACGAGGACACCGGCTTCTATGAATTCGAGCAGGCCGATGGCCGGCGCATCCGCGTGAACCGCGACCAGGTGCAGAGCATCCAGACCCTCGACTGA
- a CDS encoding GlsB/YeaQ/YmgE family stress response membrane protein, whose product MGIIGTIIIGLIVGLIARFLKPGNDSMGWIMTILLGIGGSLLATYGGQALGLYEAGEGAGFIGAVVGAIILLVIYGAVTSRKH is encoded by the coding sequence ATGGGCATCATCGGAACCATCATCATCGGCCTGATCGTCGGCCTGATCGCACGCTTTCTCAAACCCGGCAACGACAGCATGGGCTGGATCATGACCATCCTGCTCGGGATCGGTGGCTCGCTGCTGGCGACCTACGGCGGCCAGGCGCTGGGCCTGTACGAGGCGGGCGAGGGCGCCGGCTTTATCGGCGCGGTGGTCGGTGCGATCATCCTGCTGGTGATTTACGGCGCGGTGACCAGCCGTAAGCACTGA
- a CDS encoding 5-(carboxyamino)imidazole ribonucleotide synthase encodes MKIGVIGGGQLGRMLALAGTPLGMTFAFLDPAPDACAAALGEHLRADYDDKDHLRRLADEVDLVTFEFESVPAETVAFLSQFVPVYPSAESLRIARDRLFEKSMFQELGIPTPAFADIQSQADLDAAVASIGLPAVLKTRTLGYDGKGQKVLRSAADVADAFAELGSVPCLLEGFVPFTGEVSLVAVRGRDGETAFYPLVHNTHETGILRLSVASSNHPLQKLAEDYVGRVLDKLDYVGVLAFEFFEVDGGLKANEIAPRVHNSGHWTIEGAECSQFENHLRAVAGLPLGSTAKLGESAMLNFIGEVPPVDKVIAIEDCHLHHYGKAFKAGRKVGHATLRCPDRATLDRQITAVESLIGRG; translated from the coding sequence ATGAAAATCGGTGTGATCGGTGGCGGCCAGCTGGGCCGCATGCTGGCCCTGGCGGGGACTCCGCTGGGCATGACCTTCGCATTCCTCGACCCGGCGCCGGATGCCTGTGCCGCGGCGTTAGGCGAGCACCTGCGCGCCGATTACGACGACAAGGACCACCTGCGCCGGCTGGCCGACGAGGTCGATCTGGTGACCTTCGAATTCGAGAGCGTGCCGGCCGAGACCGTGGCCTTTCTCTCGCAGTTCGTGCCGGTCTACCCGAGTGCCGAGTCGCTGCGCATCGCCCGTGACCGGCTGTTCGAGAAAAGCATGTTCCAGGAGCTGGGCATCCCCACCCCGGCGTTCGCCGACATCCAGTCGCAGGCCGACCTCGATGCCGCGGTGGCCAGCATCGGCCTGCCGGCCGTGCTCAAGACGCGTACCCTCGGCTACGACGGCAAGGGCCAGAAGGTCCTGCGCAGCGCGGCCGACGTGGCCGATGCCTTTGCCGAGCTGGGCAGCGTGCCCTGTCTGCTGGAAGGCTTCGTGCCCTTTACCGGCGAGGTCTCGCTGGTGGCCGTGCGCGGCCGCGATGGCGAAACCGCCTTCTATCCGCTGGTGCACAACACGCACGAGACCGGCATCCTGCGGCTGTCGGTGGCCAGCAGCAATCACCCGCTGCAGAAGCTCGCCGAGGACTACGTCGGGCGGGTGCTGGACAAGCTCGACTACGTCGGCGTGCTGGCCTTCGAGTTCTTCGAGGTCGACGGCGGCCTGAAGGCCAACGAGATCGCGCCGCGGGTGCACAACTCCGGGCATTGGACCATCGAAGGCGCCGAGTGCAGCCAGTTCGAGAACCACCTGCGCGCGGTGGCCGGCCTGCCGCTGGGCTCGACCGCCAAGCTCGGCGAGAGCGCGATGCTCAACTTCATCGGCGAAGTGCCGCCGGTGGACAAGGTCATCGCCATCGAAGACTGCCATCTGCACCACTACGGCAAGGCCTTCAAGGCCGGGCGCAAGGTCGGCCACGCCACCCTGCGCTGCCCGGACCGGGCCACCCTGGACCGGCAGATCACCGCCGTCGAGTCGCTGATCGGGCGCGGCTGA
- the glgP gene encoding alpha-glucan family phosphorylase, whose product MAQRNGLPPITPHTLRELAFDQSIRWSSRNDDIWQAIDEDLWDLTHNPCLVLSTVPDRQLAELLRRPEFHGRVRELVERRRAEAAQPTWFAERAVDDALACVAYFSMEYMLSEALPIYSGGLGNVAGDQLKAASDLGLPVVAVGMLWQHGYFRQGIDADGRQQALYPVNDTRQLPVEPLTDLAGRPLRLAFRLPGMQLWIRGWQARVGRCRLLLLDTNEPANPPQVRLITSQLYGGDREMRLRQEIVLGIGGWRLLEAAGLTPEVCHLNDGHAAFAVLERARSYMAARGVPFEVALAATRAGNLFTTHTPVEAGFDRFPAARVSQYLGRYAEAELGIAARELLALGGAAADDPQATFNMACLAAHGSGAVNAVSRLHEATSRFIFRGLYPRWPLAEVPIGHVTNGVHLPTWLSSDAEQHWFELHGDEIPWRGGDSVVADLLARVDDHWLWQIRQHARHELLAFVCGYLARSLAVHGATAECIAAAGCGLDAERLTIGFARRFTAYKRPNLLLQDPDRLARILADRERPVQLLVAGKAHPADRAGQALLAEWQRFIARPDVGGRVVFLEDYDMRLARHLVQGVDVWINTPRRPWEASGTSGMKVLANGGLNLSQLDGWWAEAYAPDLGWAIGDGLEHDETHDARDAEQLYRLLEQEVIPEYYSRDEANLPRAWVQRIRRSMGELVQRFSADRVVREYTEQFYLPAARAYRERSADGSARAYALAGRIHRLQRHWPRLAFVRVALEPLGEGYQASVELDLGQLYADDLLVQLYADACQDWPAECLTLTARSGSGPHWLFSGSLPAGRPAAHYTARVIPAAYDGLRVPLELPLILWQP is encoded by the coding sequence TTGGCCCAACGCAACGGACTACCGCCGATCACGCCGCATACGCTGCGCGAGCTGGCCTTCGATCAGTCGATCCGCTGGTCGAGCCGCAATGACGACATCTGGCAGGCCATCGACGAGGACCTCTGGGACCTGACGCACAACCCCTGCCTGGTCCTGAGCACGGTGCCCGACCGGCAGCTGGCCGAGCTGCTGCGCCGGCCGGAATTCCATGGGCGGGTGCGCGAACTGGTAGAGCGCCGCCGTGCCGAGGCCGCGCAGCCGACCTGGTTCGCCGAGCGCGCCGTCGATGATGCGCTCGCCTGCGTCGCCTACTTCTCCATGGAATACATGCTCAGCGAGGCGCTGCCGATCTATTCCGGCGGGTTGGGCAACGTCGCCGGCGACCAGCTCAAGGCCGCCAGCGACCTCGGCCTGCCGGTGGTCGCGGTGGGCATGCTCTGGCAGCACGGCTACTTCCGCCAGGGCATCGATGCCGACGGCCGGCAGCAGGCCCTGTACCCGGTCAACGACACGCGGCAGTTGCCGGTCGAACCGCTCACCGACCTGGCCGGCCGGCCGCTGCGCCTGGCCTTTCGCCTGCCCGGGATGCAGCTGTGGATTCGCGGCTGGCAGGCGCGCGTCGGCCGTTGCCGATTGCTGCTGCTCGACACCAACGAGCCGGCCAACCCACCGCAGGTTCGCCTGATCACCAGCCAGCTGTACGGCGGCGACCGGGAGATGCGCCTGCGTCAGGAGATCGTGCTGGGCATCGGCGGCTGGCGCCTGCTCGAGGCTGCCGGGCTGACCCCGGAGGTGTGCCATCTCAACGACGGGCATGCCGCCTTTGCCGTGCTCGAGCGGGCGCGCAGCTACATGGCGGCGCGCGGCGTGCCCTTCGAGGTGGCGCTGGCCGCGACCCGTGCCGGCAACCTGTTCACCACGCATACGCCGGTCGAAGCCGGCTTCGACCGCTTTCCCGCGGCCCGCGTCAGCCAGTACCTGGGCCGCTATGCCGAGGCGGAGCTGGGCATCGCCGCGCGCGAGCTGCTCGCATTGGGCGGGGCGGCAGCGGACGACCCGCAGGCGACCTTCAACATGGCCTGCCTCGCCGCACACGGCTCCGGCGCGGTGAATGCGGTCAGCCGCCTGCACGAGGCCACCAGCCGCTTCATCTTCCGCGGGCTGTACCCCCGCTGGCCGCTGGCCGAAGTGCCCATCGGCCACGTGACCAACGGGGTGCACCTGCCGACCTGGCTGTCGTCCGACGCCGAGCAGCACTGGTTCGAGCTGCACGGCGACGAGATCCCCTGGCGCGGTGGCGACAGCGTGGTAGCCGACCTGCTGGCGCGGGTCGACGATCACTGGCTCTGGCAGATCCGCCAGCACGCGCGGCATGAGCTGCTCGCCTTTGTCTGCGGCTACCTGGCGCGCAGCCTGGCGGTGCACGGGGCGACTGCCGAGTGCATTGCCGCGGCCGGCTGCGGGCTGGATGCCGAACGCCTGACGATCGGCTTCGCGCGGCGCTTCACCGCCTACAAGCGGCCCAACCTGCTGCTGCAGGACCCCGATCGCCTGGCGCGCATCCTCGCCGACCGCGAGCGCCCGGTGCAGCTGCTCGTCGCCGGCAAGGCGCATCCGGCCGACCGTGCCGGGCAGGCGCTGCTCGCCGAGTGGCAGCGCTTCATCGCGCGGCCGGACGTCGGCGGGCGCGTGGTGTTTCTCGAGGACTACGACATGCGGCTGGCGCGGCACCTGGTGCAGGGTGTCGACGTCTGGATCAATACGCCGCGGCGCCCCTGGGAGGCCAGCGGCACCAGCGGCATGAAGGTGCTGGCCAACGGCGGGCTGAACCTGTCTCAGCTCGACGGCTGGTGGGCCGAAGCCTATGCGCCGGACCTCGGCTGGGCGATTGGCGACGGCCTGGAGCACGACGAAACGCACGATGCGCGCGATGCCGAGCAGCTCTACAGGCTGCTCGAGCAGGAGGTGATACCGGAGTACTACAGCCGCGACGAGGCCAACCTGCCGCGTGCCTGGGTGCAGCGCATCCGCCGCAGCATGGGCGAACTGGTGCAGCGCTTTTCCGCCGACCGGGTGGTGCGCGAGTACACCGAGCAGTTCTACTTGCCGGCGGCGCGCGCCTACCGCGAGCGCAGCGCGGACGGCTCGGCCCGCGCCTACGCGCTGGCCGGCCGCATCCACCGGCTGCAGCGCCACTGGCCGCGGCTGGCGTTCGTCCGGGTCGCACTGGAGCCGCTCGGCGAGGGCTACCAGGCCAGCGTGGAGCTGGACCTGGGGCAGCTGTATGCCGACGACCTGCTCGTGCAGCTGTACGCCGATGCCTGC
- the purE gene encoding 5-(carboxyamino)imidazole ribonucleotide mutase yields MSALVGVIMGSKSDWSTLSHTADMLEKLGIPHEVTVVSAHRTPDLLFQYAEQAEQRGLRVIIAGAGGAAHLPGMCAAKTHLPVLGVPVQSSMLSGVDSLLSIVQMPAGVPVATLAIGKAGAINAALLAASMLGHEFPEYHAALKRFRDEQTRTVLDNPDPRQP; encoded by the coding sequence ATGAGCGCACTGGTAGGCGTGATCATGGGCTCCAAGTCCGACTGGTCCACCCTCAGCCACACCGCCGACATGCTCGAGAAGCTGGGCATTCCCCACGAGGTGACGGTGGTTTCCGCCCACCGCACGCCGGACCTGCTCTTCCAGTACGCCGAGCAGGCCGAGCAGCGCGGGCTGCGCGTGATCATCGCCGGCGCCGGCGGCGCGGCGCATCTGCCGGGCATGTGCGCGGCCAAGACGCACCTGCCGGTACTTGGCGTGCCGGTGCAGTCGTCGATGCTCTCGGGCGTCGACTCGCTGCTGTCGATCGTGCAGATGCCCGCCGGCGTGCCGGTGGCGACTCTGGCCATCGGCAAGGCCGGTGCGATCAACGCCGCGCTGCTGGCGGCGAGCATGCTCGGCCACGAATTCCCCGAGTACCACGCCGCGCTCAAGCGCTTCCGCGACGAGCAGACGCGTACCGTGCTCGACAATCCGGACCCGCGTCAGCCCTGA
- a CDS encoding HD domain-containing phosphohydrolase gives MFDETLRDLTVVVIDDVRANLRLLQASLRAFGMRRIVGFSDSGEGLDWLQSNPWDLLLLDLDMPQPNGFELLAQLAGRDPSCSPVIIVTALSDVENRRKGLELGADDYVSKPLDLTELMLRVRSKLQLCHASRALKHERAELERKVASRTEQLRQSYEAMIHSLSMAATFRDNETGNHILRIGESAAMIAEALGQAPSSVELLRLAAPMHDIGKIGIPDHILLKPGRLSDDERVEMNRHPVIGYEILMAAGQSPLLKLAAEIAMHHHEKWDGSGYPGGLVGEAIPLSARIVALCDVYDALRSSRPYKQAWSSERALELLREQAGRHFDPALVEIFCRLVEPIELLLQRLPDEPPAGAGDRGLLA, from the coding sequence ATGTTTGACGAAACCCTGCGTGACCTGACGGTGGTCGTCATCGACGACGTGCGCGCCAACCTGCGCCTGCTGCAGGCCAGCCTGCGGGCGTTCGGCATGCGCCGCATCGTCGGCTTCTCCGATTCGGGCGAGGGCCTCGACTGGCTGCAGAGCAACCCCTGGGACCTGCTGCTGCTCGATCTGGACATGCCGCAGCCCAACGGCTTCGAGCTGCTCGCGCAGCTGGCCGGGCGCGATCCGAGCTGCTCGCCGGTGATCATCGTCACCGCGCTGAGCGACGTCGAGAATCGCCGCAAGGGCCTGGAACTCGGCGCCGACGACTACGTCAGCAAGCCGCTGGACCTGACCGAGCTGATGCTGCGCGTGCGCAGCAAGCTGCAGCTCTGCCATGCCAGCCGCGCGCTCAAGCACGAACGTGCCGAGCTCGAGCGCAAGGTCGCCAGTCGCACCGAGCAGCTGCGGCAGAGCTACGAAGCGATGATCCACAGCCTGTCGATGGCGGCGACCTTTCGCGACAACGAGACCGGCAACCACATCCTGCGCATCGGCGAGTCCGCCGCGATGATCGCCGAAGCCCTCGGCCAGGCGCCGTCGTCCGTAGAGCTGCTGCGTCTGGCGGCGCCGATGCACGACATCGGCAAGATCGGCATTCCCGACCACATCCTGCTCAAGCCCGGGCGGCTGAGCGATGACGAGCGCGTGGAGATGAACCGGCACCCGGTCATCGGCTACGAGATCCTGATGGCGGCCGGACAGTCGCCCCTGCTCAAGCTGGCGGCGGAGATCGCCATGCACCATCACGAGAAGTGGGATGGCAGCGGTTACCCGGGCGGTCTGGTCGGCGAGGCGATTCCGCTGTCGGCGCGCATCGTGGCGCTGTGCGATGTCTACGACGCGCTGCGCTCGTCGCGGCCGTACAAGCAGGCCTGGAGCAGCGAGCGTGCGCTGGAGCTGCTGCGCGAGCAGGCCGGGCGGCATTTCGACCCGGCCCTGGTGGAAATCTTCTGCCGCCTGGTCGAGCCGATCGAGCTGCTGCTGCAGCGGCTGCCGGACGAGCCGCCCGCCGGCGCCGGGGATCGCGGCCTGCTGGCCTAG
- a CDS encoding zinc-dependent alcohol dehydrogenase family protein — translation MSKAIYVQPGGGYDQVVVGIHEAPAPGAGEISVRLHANSLNYHDFAVVSGMWGPSEPRIPMADGAGEVIAVGSGVEGFKVGDAVVSTFFPDWLDGEPCVEGFVRVPGDGIDGYAREQVTAPATAFTHAPRGWSHAEAATLTTAGLTAWRALMADGALKPGETVLVQGSGGVSIFALQFARMAGATVIATSSSDDKLARMAELGASHLINYRSTPNWGERVRELTDGRGVDHVIEVGGPATLAQSMTATRIGGHIAVIGILTGVGGELPLVEALVRQLRLQAVLVGSRTQQQQMIRAIDANGMRPVIDRCFALDEICDAFRYQESNRHFGKICLTF, via the coding sequence ATGAGCAAGGCGATCTACGTTCAACCCGGTGGTGGCTACGACCAGGTGGTGGTCGGCATCCACGAGGCGCCGGCACCCGGCGCGGGCGAAATCAGCGTGCGCCTGCACGCCAACTCGCTCAACTACCACGACTTCGCCGTGGTCAGCGGCATGTGGGGACCGAGCGAGCCGCGCATTCCGATGGCCGATGGCGCCGGCGAAGTGATCGCCGTCGGTTCCGGGGTCGAGGGCTTCAAGGTCGGCGATGCGGTGGTCAGCACCTTCTTTCCCGACTGGCTGGACGGCGAGCCCTGCGTCGAAGGTTTCGTCCGCGTGCCCGGCGATGGCATCGACGGCTATGCACGCGAACAGGTGACCGCGCCGGCCACCGCCTTTACCCACGCACCCAGGGGCTGGAGCCACGCCGAGGCGGCGACCCTGACCACCGCCGGGCTGACCGCCTGGCGCGCGCTGATGGCCGATGGTGCGCTCAAGCCCGGCGAGACGGTACTGGTACAGGGCAGCGGCGGCGTATCGATCTTTGCCCTGCAGTTCGCCCGCATGGCCGGAGCCACGGTGATCGCCACGTCCTCGAGCGACGACAAGCTGGCGCGCATGGCCGAGCTCGGCGCCAGCCATCTGATCAACTACCGCAGCACGCCGAACTGGGGCGAGCGGGTGCGTGAACTGACCGATGGCCGCGGCGTCGACCACGTGATCGAAGTCGGCGGCCCGGCGACACTCGCCCAGTCGATGACCGCCACGCGCATCGGCGGGCATATCGCGGTAATCGGCATCCTCACCGGGGTCGGCGGCGAGCTGCCTCTGGTCGAGGCCCTGGTGCGCCAGCTACGCCTGCAGGCCGTGCTGGTCGGCAGCCGCACCCAGCAGCAGCAGATGATCCGCGCGATCGACGCCAACGGCATGCGCCCGGTGATCGACCGCTGCTTCGCCCTCGACGAGATCTGCGACGCCTTCCGCTACCAGGAGAGCAACCGCCACTTCGGCAAGATCTGCCTGACGTTCTGA
- a CDS encoding NADP-dependent oxidoreductase has product MSQQNRSIHLASRPHGAPTPENFRLQSAALPEPAEGQLLLRTLYLSLDPYMRGRMSEGPSYAPPMAVGEVMVGGTVSRVVQSRHPDYQPGDLVLGASGWQEYALSDGKGLLRLAPDMPNPSHALGVLGMPGFTAYMGLLDIGQPRPGETLVVAAATGPVGATVGQIAKLKGCRVVGIAGGRDKCLHAVQTLGFDACIDHRAEDFANQLARQCPKGIDIYFENVGGAVFDAVLPLLNSRARVPVCGVVAQYNATGLPDGPDRLPLLLETILKKRLRMQGFIIFDDYGHRYDEFYRDMSAWYADGRIKYREQQVQGLENAPEAFIGLLEGRNFGKLVVALGES; this is encoded by the coding sequence ATGAGCCAGCAGAACCGCAGCATCCACCTCGCCTCGCGCCCGCACGGCGCGCCCACGCCGGAGAACTTCCGCCTGCAGAGCGCAGCGCTGCCGGAGCCGGCCGAGGGCCAGCTGCTGCTGCGCACGCTCTACCTCTCGCTCGACCCCTACATGCGCGGGCGCATGAGCGAAGGGCCGTCCTACGCGCCGCCGATGGCCGTCGGCGAGGTGATGGTCGGCGGCACCGTGTCGCGCGTGGTGCAGTCGCGGCACCCGGACTACCAGCCGGGCGACCTGGTGCTGGGCGCCAGCGGCTGGCAGGAATACGCGCTGTCCGACGGCAAGGGCCTGCTGCGCCTGGCGCCGGACATGCCCAACCCCTCGCATGCGCTCGGCGTGCTCGGCATGCCCGGCTTCACCGCCTACATGGGGCTGCTCGACATCGGCCAGCCCAGGCCCGGCGAAACCCTGGTGGTCGCCGCCGCCACCGGCCCGGTCGGCGCCACGGTCGGGCAGATCGCCAAGCTCAAGGGCTGCCGCGTGGTGGGCATCGCTGGCGGGCGCGACAAATGCCTGCATGCAGTGCAGACGCTCGGTTTCGACGCCTGCATCGACCACCGCGCCGAGGATTTCGCCAACCAGCTCGCGCGGCAATGCCCGAAGGGCATCGACATCTATTTCGAGAATGTCGGCGGCGCGGTGTTCGATGCCGTGCTGCCGCTGCTCAACAGTCGCGCCCGCGTGCCGGTCTGTGGCGTGGTCGCCCAGTACAACGCCACCGGCCTGCCGGACGGCCCGGACCGCTTGCCGCTGCTGCTCGAAACCATCCTGAAGAAGCGCCTGCGGATGCAGGGCTTCATCATCTTCGACGACTATGGGCACCGCTACGACGAGTTCTACCGCGACATGAGCGCCTGGTACGCCGATGGCCGCATCAAGTACCGCGAGCAACAGGTGCAGGGCCTGGAAAACGCACCCGAGGCGTTCATCGGCCTGCTCGAGGGGCGCAACTTCGGCAAGCTGGTGGTAGCGCTCGGCGAGTCGTAG
- a CDS encoding DUF3299 domain-containing protein, with translation MRRFLACLLFCFASLTHAAPAELDWLELMPAEDRKALEEMPEIEHDSPENLGFSDAGGLKQGAGLPEVMYSARTVPALAGRAIRLGGYPVPLETDAAGRSTEFFLVPYPGACIHVPPPPPNQIVLVRLAKGIELGDIYAPLWVDGVLRIEPVSNALAEAAYAIDADAVVPVDEADLE, from the coding sequence ATGCGCCGATTCCTTGCCTGCCTGCTCTTCTGCTTCGCCTCGCTGACCCACGCCGCCCCGGCCGAACTCGACTGGCTCGAACTGATGCCCGCCGAGGACCGCAAGGCGCTCGAGGAGATGCCCGAGATCGAGCACGACTCGCCCGAGAACCTGGGTTTCAGCGATGCCGGCGGGCTCAAGCAGGGCGCCGGGCTGCCCGAGGTGATGTATTCGGCGCGGACGGTGCCGGCGCTCGCCGGGCGTGCCATTCGCCTGGGCGGCTACCCGGTGCCGCTGGAGACCGATGCCGCCGGGCGCAGCACCGAGTTCTTTCTGGTGCCCTATCCGGGGGCCTGCATCCACGTGCCGCCGCCGCCGCCCAACCAGATCGTGCTGGTGCGCCTGGCCAAGGGCATCGAGCTGGGCGACATCTACGCGCCGCTCTGGGTCGACGGCGTGCTGCGCATCGAGCCGGTGAGCAATGCGCTTGCCGAGGCCGCCTACGCCATCGATGCCGACGCCGTGGTCCCGGTCGACGAAGCGGACCTGGAGTAA
- a CDS encoding uracil-DNA glycosylase family protein encodes MPLAANLRQRLRELAATIEGIDRAVYAQFDKDPLEPIIGLGDAQAPLAFFGRDPGREEVRHGEPFVGAGGQLVRGGLHRHLYGTELPDFAASLAVGRPFFWANTVPYKPLGNRAWSMAVKRRFHPLMRELLIESWQGRDIVTLGREAFLWFGIDQPREERRRLEAFWADERRFERSLPVRLADDRGGSREFVLHPLPHPSPRNLAWYGRFAELLEARLQQLGVARPG; translated from the coding sequence GTGCCGCTCGCTGCGAACCTGCGCCAGCGCCTGCGCGAGCTGGCCGCGACGATCGAGGGCATCGACCGGGCGGTCTATGCGCAATTCGACAAGGACCCGCTGGAGCCGATCATCGGCCTGGGCGATGCGCAGGCGCCGCTCGCCTTCTTCGGCCGCGACCCGGGGCGCGAGGAGGTACGTCACGGCGAGCCGTTCGTCGGCGCCGGCGGGCAGCTGGTGCGGGGTGGGCTGCATCGGCACCTGTACGGCACGGAACTGCCGGATTTCGCCGCCTCGCTGGCGGTCGGCCGGCCGTTCTTCTGGGCCAACACCGTGCCCTACAAGCCGCTCGGCAACCGGGCCTGGTCGATGGCGGTCAAGCGGCGCTTCCACCCACTGATGCGTGAGCTGCTGATCGAATCCTGGCAGGGGCGCGACATCGTCACCCTCGGGCGCGAAGCCTTTCTCTGGTTCGGCATCGATCAGCCGCGCGAGGAGCGTCGGCGCCTGGAGGCCTTCTGGGCCGACGAGCGGCGTTTCGAGCGCAGCCTGCCGGTCCGCCTGGCAGACGACCGGGGCGGCAGCCGCGAATTCGTCCTGCACCCGCTGCCGCACCCTTCGCCGCGCAACCTGGCCTGGTACGGGCGCTTCGCCGAGCTGCTCGAGGCACGCCTGCAGCAGCTCGGCGTGGCGCGGCCGGGCTGA